One region of Bacterioplanoides sp. SCSIO 12839 genomic DNA includes:
- the ureC gene encoding urease subunit alpha translates to MAKIDRRAYADMYGPTVGDKVRLGDTELFISPEKDYTVYGDEVKFGGGKVIRDGMGQSQALSADVPDTVITNALILDYWGVVKADIAIKAGRITAIGKAGNPDTQEGITIEVGAGTEVIAGEGQIVTPGGIDAHIHFICPQQVEEALMSGVTTMLGGGTGPATGTNATTCTPGPWHIGKMLQAVEDLPMNIGFLGKGNASLPGPLNEQIEAGAIGLKLHEDWGTTPASIDNCLSVAEEYDVQVAIHTDTLNESGFVEDTLAAFKDRVIHTYHTEGAGGGHAPDIIKACGSDNVLPSSTNPTRPYTVNTVDEHLDMLMVCHHLDPNIPEDVAFADSRIRRETIAAEDILHDLGAFSMISSDSQAMGRVGEVITRTWQTAHKMKVQRGALPEDSADNDNFRCKRYIAKYAINPAITMGVAHEVGSIEVGKLADLVLWKPAFFGTKPSLILKGGMIAGAPMGDPNASIPTPQPVHYRPMFGAMGKAVHETSISFVSKASLEKGTLDYLGLKKQLSAVRDTRSIRKADMKLNDYQPVLEVDPQTYVVTADGVELKCEPATELPMAQRYYLF, encoded by the coding sequence ATGGCTAAAATTGATCGTCGCGCTTATGCCGATATGTACGGCCCAACCGTGGGTGACAAAGTTCGTTTAGGTGACACCGAATTATTTATTTCGCCAGAAAAAGATTACACCGTTTACGGCGACGAAGTGAAATTTGGTGGCGGTAAAGTCATTCGTGACGGTATGGGGCAAAGTCAGGCGCTCAGTGCCGACGTACCGGATACTGTTATTACCAACGCGTTAATCCTCGATTATTGGGGTGTGGTTAAAGCCGATATTGCGATTAAAGCCGGACGTATTACTGCCATTGGTAAGGCGGGCAACCCGGATACTCAGGAAGGCATCACTATTGAAGTAGGTGCCGGTACTGAGGTGATTGCAGGTGAAGGACAGATTGTGACTCCGGGCGGCATCGACGCGCATATTCATTTTATTTGCCCACAACAAGTTGAAGAAGCCTTAATGAGTGGTGTCACCACTATGTTGGGAGGCGGTACTGGCCCGGCGACGGGTACTAATGCAACCACCTGTACTCCGGGGCCGTGGCACATTGGCAAGATGTTGCAAGCGGTTGAAGATTTACCGATGAATATTGGTTTCTTAGGTAAAGGTAACGCCAGTTTACCGGGGCCGCTCAACGAGCAAATTGAAGCCGGTGCGATTGGCTTAAAATTGCACGAAGACTGGGGCACCACTCCGGCGTCGATTGATAACTGTTTATCGGTGGCGGAAGAATACGATGTGCAGGTGGCGATCCATACCGATACTTTAAATGAATCCGGCTTTGTTGAAGATACGCTGGCGGCATTTAAAGATCGTGTGATTCATACTTATCACACTGAAGGTGCCGGTGGTGGCCATGCGCCGGATATTATTAAGGCCTGTGGCTCGGATAATGTTTTACCGTCTTCCACCAACCCAACTCGCCCCTACACAGTCAATACCGTCGACGAACATTTGGACATGTTGATGGTGTGTCACCATTTAGATCCGAATATTCCAGAAGACGTTGCCTTTGCTGACTCCCGTATTCGTCGGGAAACCATTGCGGCGGAAGATATTCTGCATGACCTTGGTGCGTTCAGCATGATCTCGTCTGACTCTCAGGCGATGGGCCGTGTTGGTGAAGTGATTACCCGTACCTGGCAAACCGCTCATAAAATGAAAGTGCAGCGTGGTGCCTTACCAGAGGATTCTGCTGATAACGATAACTTCCGCTGTAAGCGTTACATTGCTAAATACGCCATTAACCCAGCGATTACCATGGGTGTTGCACACGAAGTGGGGTCGATTGAAGTGGGTAAATTAGCGGATCTGGTTTTATGGAAACCTGCGTTTTTTGGTACTAAGCCTTCGTTAATTTTAAAAGGCGGCATGATTGCGGGCGCACCGATGGGTGATCCAAATGCTTCCATCCCAACGCCGCAGCCAGTGCATTATCGTCCGATGTTTGGTGCGATGGGCAAAGCAGTGCATGAAACCAGCATCAGCTTTGTGTCTAAAGCGTCGTTAGAAAAAGGTACGCTAGATTATTTAGGTTTGAAAAAACAATTAAGTGCGGTGCGTGATACGCGTTCGATTCGTAAAGCGGATATGAAGCTGAATGACTACCAGCCTG